In Virgibacillus sp. NKC19-16, a single genomic region encodes these proteins:
- the cysS gene encoding cysteine--tRNA ligase has protein sequence MPIKVYNTLTRQKEDFQTLEEGKVSMYVCGPTVYNYIHIGNARPAIVFDAVRRYLEYKGYTVDYVLNFTDVDDKIIKKANELDEEVTDVANKFIDAYLEDVGALGVKKATYNPRVMEAMDDIIRFIAGLIDKDYAYAVDGDVYFKPRSFDDYGKLSHQSIDELRSGARIQVGEKKEDPLDFALWKSAKEGEIAWDSPWGGGRPGWHIECSAMAKKYLGETIDIHAGGQDLTFPHHENEIAQSEAMNGETFANYWMHNGYINIENEKMSKSLGNFVLTRDIIKEHDPRVVRFFMLTVHYRNPINFTNELLNAAKNSLDRIETSYFNLEHRKQASMNLVDDKEEWLGKVDQLKQRFEAEMDDDFNTANAISVLFDLTKEANVYLQSEQTSTKVIEAFQDAIASILDVLGITLQGETKLLDEEIDALIEERTEARKNRDFARADDIRDMLKEKNIILEDTNQGVRWKRGE, from the coding sequence ATGCCGATAAAAGTTTATAATACATTAACACGCCAAAAAGAAGATTTTCAGACCTTGGAAGAAGGTAAAGTGAGCATGTATGTTTGTGGACCAACTGTATATAACTATATTCATATTGGAAACGCCCGTCCTGCCATTGTTTTTGATGCTGTACGCAGGTACTTGGAATATAAGGGATATACGGTTGATTACGTATTAAATTTCACTGATGTCGATGATAAGATTATTAAAAAGGCGAATGAGCTAGACGAAGAGGTTACGGATGTTGCCAATAAATTCATTGATGCATATCTGGAGGATGTCGGTGCATTAGGTGTGAAAAAGGCAACCTACAATCCGAGGGTAATGGAAGCAATGGATGATATTATCCGCTTTATTGCTGGCTTGATTGACAAAGACTATGCTTATGCGGTGGATGGGGATGTATATTTTAAACCACGGTCTTTTGATGATTACGGAAAACTCTCGCATCAATCCATTGACGAGTTGCGTTCAGGGGCAAGGATTCAAGTTGGCGAAAAGAAAGAAGATCCGCTTGATTTTGCCCTATGGAAGAGTGCGAAGGAAGGCGAAATTGCTTGGGATTCACCGTGGGGTGGCGGTAGACCAGGATGGCATATTGAATGCTCGGCAATGGCCAAGAAATATTTAGGTGAAACCATCGATATCCATGCTGGTGGTCAGGACTTGACCTTCCCTCATCACGAAAATGAAATTGCACAATCAGAAGCAATGAATGGTGAAACATTTGCAAATTACTGGATGCATAATGGGTATATTAATATTGAGAATGAAAAAATGTCCAAATCACTGGGGAATTTTGTGTTAACGAGAGATATTATAAAAGAACATGACCCGCGTGTTGTTCGTTTTTTTATGTTGACCGTTCATTACCGTAATCCGATTAATTTTACGAATGAATTATTAAACGCTGCTAAAAATAGCCTTGATCGCATTGAAACCTCCTACTTTAATTTAGAGCACCGAAAGCAAGCAAGTATGAATTTAGTAGACGATAAAGAAGAATGGCTGGGCAAAGTGGATCAGCTCAAACAGCGGTTTGAAGCGGAAATGGATGATGATTTTAACACAGCAAATGCCATCTCGGTTTTATTTGACCTAACGAAAGAAGCGAATGTTTACTTACAATCCGAGCAAACATCAACAAAGGTTATCGAAGCATTTCAAGATGCAATCGCTTCTATACTGGATGTACTTGGAATTACTTTACAAGGAGAAACTAAACTTCTTGACGAAGAAATAGATGCATTAATAGAGGAGAGAACGGAAGCCAGGAAAAACCGAGATTTTGCCCGTGCGGATGACATCAGAGATATGCTGAAGGAAAAAAATATTATTCTGGAAGATACAAACCAGGGTGTTCGTTGGAAAAGAGGCGAATGA
- a CDS encoding Mini-ribonuclease 3 has product MEPRDVKQMKSLALAYMGDAVYEVYVREHLIDAGQVKPNHLHQEAVTFVSGKAQADIILHWLEEGILTGDEERIARRGRNAKSGSIPKNTSVQAYRYSTAFEALIGYHHLAGNQDRLTELLQKAIHFIEGRKT; this is encoded by the coding sequence ATGGAGCCTCGTGATGTAAAACAGATGAAAAGTTTAGCCCTGGCATATATGGGTGATGCCGTTTATGAAGTGTATGTAAGGGAACATTTAATCGATGCAGGCCAGGTGAAGCCAAATCATCTTCATCAAGAAGCGGTGACGTTTGTCTCAGGTAAGGCTCAAGCAGATATTATTTTGCATTGGCTTGAGGAAGGGATTCTCACAGGAGATGAGGAGCGGATTGCCCGGCGTGGGCGAAATGCAAAATCCGGCTCCATCCCTAAGAACACGAGTGTACAAGCCTATCGGTACAGTACAGCATTCGAAGCGTTGATAGGCTATCACCATTTAGCTGGTAATCAGGATCGTTTAACCGAATTATTACAAAAAGCGATTCACTTTATCGAAGGGAGGAAGACGTAA
- the rlmB gene encoding 23S rRNA (guanosine(2251)-2'-O)-methyltransferase RlmB, which translates to MDQEMITGKNPVIEALKSGRSVNKVFISEQLNANVQGKLISLGKSAGTIVQKVPKKRLDQLSAGNHQGVIAYVASYQYATLDDLFDRAAARNEDPFFIILDELEDPHNLGSILRTADATGLHGVIIPKRRSVGLTATVAKTAAGAMEHIPVVRVTNIANTIEELKEKNVWVVGTDANATEDYRVLDGTIPIALVIGNEGKGMSRLTKEKCDWTVSLPLKGHVSSLNASVACSLLLYEVYRRRHPIGDGG; encoded by the coding sequence ATGGATCAGGAAATGATCACAGGAAAGAACCCGGTTATTGAAGCATTAAAATCCGGAAGATCTGTCAATAAAGTATTTATTTCCGAGCAGTTAAATGCAAATGTGCAAGGCAAATTGATCAGCCTCGGAAAATCAGCCGGAACCATTGTGCAAAAAGTACCGAAGAAAAGATTGGATCAGTTAAGTGCCGGGAATCATCAAGGAGTTATCGCATACGTGGCGTCCTATCAATACGCAACGCTTGATGATTTGTTCGATCGGGCTGCGGCGCGAAATGAGGATCCATTTTTTATTATTTTGGACGAGCTAGAGGATCCGCATAATTTAGGATCCATCTTACGTACAGCTGATGCAACAGGCCTGCATGGTGTTATTATACCGAAAAGACGCTCGGTAGGCTTAACAGCAACAGTTGCCAAAACGGCTGCGGGTGCTATGGAACATATTCCTGTTGTCAGAGTGACTAATATCGCCAACACCATCGAGGAATTAAAGGAAAAAAATGTGTGGGTCGTCGGTACAGATGCAAACGCAACAGAAGATTATCGTGTATTAGATGGTACCATTCCTATTGCACTTGTCATAGGAAATGAAGGGAAAGGGATGAGCCGATTAACAAAGGAAAAATGTGATTGGACCGTAAGCCTCCCATTAAAGGGGCATGTCTCCTCATTAAATGCTTCTGTCGCATGCAGCCTTTTGTTATATGAGGTATATCGCAGGCGACATCCCATTGGTGATGGCGGATGA
- a CDS encoding NYN domain-containing protein: MIVLVVDGYNIIGAWDELQRLKEIDMAQARDRLIEWMAEYQAYSGHRVIIVFDAYYVKGLASKLEAFKVEIIYTKEKETADECIEKLVTKLKNVQNQVYVATSDYAEQSTIFSRGALRKPARELYIELKNMEREIKENIQNHKKIQPQSKIALDEDVLEKFEKWRRGDI, translated from the coding sequence ATGATTGTACTTGTTGTCGATGGATATAATATTATAGGGGCATGGGATGAATTACAACGCCTGAAAGAGATTGACATGGCGCAGGCCCGCGATCGATTAATAGAGTGGATGGCTGAATACCAGGCATATTCCGGACATCGTGTCATTATTGTGTTTGATGCCTATTATGTCAAGGGGTTGGCCAGTAAACTCGAGGCATTTAAAGTAGAGATTATTTATACCAAAGAAAAGGAAACGGCAGATGAATGTATCGAGAAGCTTGTAACGAAACTGAAAAATGTTCAGAACCAAGTATATGTAGCAACATCTGACTATGCGGAGCAAAGTACTATTTTCTCAAGAGGCGCATTAAGAAAACCAGCCAGAGAGCTCTATATTGAATTAAAAAATATGGAGAGAGAGATAAAAGAAAATATCCAGAACCATAAGAAAATCCAGCCACAATCAAAGATAGCACTTGATGAAGATGTTTTAGAAAAATTCGAAAAGTGGCGCCGCGGGGATATATAA
- the sigH gene encoding RNA polymerase sporulation sigma factor SigH, with the protein MNVKQLEVDHKLSLLDDDGVLQLIHQGNSHALDFLIHKYRNFVWAKAHTYFIIGADKEDITQEGMIGLYKAIRDYDGDKLSSFKAFAELCVTRQIITAIKTATRQKHIPLNSYVSLDKPIYDEESDRTLMDVIAESGALDPQELVINREKLGDMELKLSELLSEFERDVLHLYLDGQSYQEISITLKRHVKSVDNALQRVKRKLEQLIESGGIKHGVDTST; encoded by the coding sequence GTGAATGTCAAGCAACTAGAGGTAGACCATAAATTAAGCTTGCTTGATGATGATGGGGTATTACAGCTGATTCATCAAGGAAATAGTCATGCGCTCGACTTTTTAATACATAAATATAGAAACTTTGTGTGGGCAAAAGCGCATACCTATTTTATTATTGGTGCTGATAAAGAGGACATCACGCAAGAAGGCATGATTGGCCTCTATAAGGCGATAAGGGATTATGATGGGGACAAGCTGTCTTCATTTAAAGCTTTTGCCGAGCTATGTGTAACACGGCAAATTATCACTGCTATTAAGACAGCAACAAGACAGAAACACATCCCGCTTAATTCCTATGTGTCATTGGATAAGCCGATTTATGATGAAGAATCGGATCGGACGTTGATGGATGTAATTGCTGAGTCAGGGGCGCTCGACCCACAGGAATTAGTTATAAACAGGGAAAAATTAGGCGATATGGAACTTAAATTATCCGAATTATTGAGCGAATTTGAAAGGGATGTTCTGCACCTATATTTAGATGGACAATCTTATCAGGAGATTTCTATTACATTAAAACGTCATGTGAAGTCTGTTGATAATGCCTTGCAACGTGTGAAGCGGAAATTGGAACAATTAATTGAAAGTGGTGGAATCAAACATGGCGTTGACACTTCGACGTAA
- the rpmG gene encoding 50S ribosomal protein L33, whose amino-acid sequence MNKITLACAICSSRNYTTNKNVSTQPARLEVNKYCKTCRKHTLHRETK is encoded by the coding sequence ATGAATAAAATAACATTAGCGTGTGCTATTTGTTCAAGCAGAAATTATACAACGAATAAAAATGTATCCACACAACCTGCACGCTTGGAAGTAAATAAGTACTGCAAAACATGCAGGAAGCATACATTGCACCGCGAGACAAAATAA
- the secE gene encoding preprotein translocase subunit SecE, which translates to MIKFLKNVTREMKKVSWPKSRELTSYTITVILTVSFVAVFFAVIDFGISQVLNSFFE; encoded by the coding sequence ATGATTAAGTTTTTAAAGAACGTCACCAGAGAGATGAAAAAAGTTTCCTGGCCAAAAAGTCGTGAATTGACAAGCTATACCATAACGGTAATATTAACAGTTAGTTTCGTTGCTGTCTTTTTTGCTGTCATTGATTTTGGAATTTCACAAGTTTTAAATAGTTTTTTTGAATAA
- the nusG gene encoding transcription termination/antitermination protein NusG: MEKNWYVIHTYSGYENKVRMNLEKRVESMGMEDKIFRVLVPEDEETEIKDGKKKTVKKKFFPGYVLTEMIMTDDSWYVVRNTPGVTGFIGSSGGGAKPTPILPDEVESVLKRMGVDESPVQVDFELKENVQVTDGPFTDFAGTIEHIDTDKQKVKVHVNMFGRETPVELDFSQIEKMT; this comes from the coding sequence ATGGAGAAAAATTGGTATGTCATTCATACGTATTCCGGGTATGAAAATAAAGTAAGAATGAATTTGGAAAAAAGGGTTGAATCGATGGGGATGGAAGATAAGATATTCCGCGTACTCGTTCCTGAAGATGAAGAAACCGAGATTAAGGATGGCAAAAAGAAGACTGTCAAAAAGAAATTCTTCCCTGGTTATGTCCTGACTGAAATGATCATGACAGATGACTCCTGGTATGTTGTGCGCAACACCCCGGGTGTAACAGGATTCATCGGTTCCAGTGGAGGTGGTGCAAAGCCAACCCCGATCCTGCCTGATGAAGTAGAATCCGTATTAAAACGCATGGGTGTGGATGAATCGCCTGTGCAGGTTGATTTCGAATTAAAAGAAAATGTCCAAGTAACAGATGGCCCATTTACGGACTTTGCCGGCACGATCGAGCATATTGATACCGACAAGCAAAAAGTTAAAGTCCACGTGAACATGTTTGGCAGAGAAACGCCTGTTGAACTGGACTTTTCACAAATTGAGAAAATGACTTAG
- the rplK gene encoding 50S ribosomal protein L11 encodes MAKKVIKLVKLQIPAGKANPAPPVGPALGQAGVNIMGFCKEFNARTQDQAGTVIPVEITVFEDRSFTFVTKTPPAAVLLKQEAGIDTASGEPNRNKVGSVKRDKVREIAETKMEDLNAADVEAAMRMVEGTARSMGITVED; translated from the coding sequence GTGGCTAAAAAAGTAATCAAGTTAGTGAAATTGCAGATCCCTGCCGGAAAAGCAAACCCAGCACCACCAGTAGGACCGGCATTAGGTCAAGCGGGTGTTAATATCATGGGATTCTGTAAAGAATTTAATGCACGTACACAAGATCAGGCAGGTACGGTTATTCCTGTTGAAATTACGGTTTTTGAAGACCGTTCATTTACATTTGTTACAAAAACTCCACCTGCTGCTGTCTTGTTGAAGCAGGAAGCTGGTATTGATACCGCATCAGGAGAGCCTAACCGTAATAAAGTAGGTTCTGTAAAACGTGATAAAGTAAGAGAAATCGCAGAAACGAAGATGGAAGACTTAAACGCTGCTGATGTAGAAGCGGCAATGCGTATGGTTGAAGGAACTGCCCGCAGTATGGGTATCACAGTTGAAGACTAA
- the rplA gene encoding 50S ribosomal protein L1, translating into MAKKSKKYQEASKLVDRSKSYEVSEAVSLAKEAAKANFDETVEAAFRLGVDPKKADQQIRGATVLPHGTGKTQRVLVFAKGDKAKEAEDAGADYVGESDYIDQINKGWFEFDVIVATPDMMAEVGKLGRVLGPKGLMPNPKTGTVTFEVEKAVNDIKAGKVEYRVDKSANIHVPIGKLSFDNDKLIENFAAITDTLVKVKPQSSKGTYLRNASIASTMGPGIRVDVSSYR; encoded by the coding sequence ATGGCTAAAAAAAGTAAAAAGTATCAAGAAGCATCAAAACTTGTTGATCGCTCTAAATCATATGAAGTAAGTGAAGCTGTTTCATTAGCGAAAGAGGCAGCCAAAGCAAACTTTGACGAAACAGTTGAAGCTGCATTTCGTTTAGGTGTGGATCCTAAAAAAGCAGACCAGCAAATTCGCGGTGCAACCGTTTTGCCACATGGTACTGGTAAAACGCAACGTGTACTGGTTTTCGCAAAAGGTGACAAAGCAAAAGAAGCAGAAGATGCGGGAGCAGATTATGTTGGAGAATCAGATTACATCGACCAGATTAACAAAGGATGGTTCGAATTTGATGTGATTGTTGCAACACCGGACATGATGGCTGAAGTTGGTAAACTTGGACGTGTACTCGGACCAAAAGGACTCATGCCAAACCCGAAAACCGGAACAGTTACATTTGAAGTTGAAAAAGCCGTTAATGATATTAAAGCTGGTAAAGTGGAATATCGTGTCGATAAATCTGCTAACATTCACGTTCCTATTGGAAAACTATCATTCGATAATGATAAATTAATCGAAAACTTTGCAGCTATTACGGACACACTTGTTAAAGTGAAACCGCAAAGCTCCAAAGGGACTTACCTGCGTAATGCTTCTATAGCTTCTACAATGGGACCTGGAATCAGAGTTGACGTTTCCAGTTATCGTTAA
- the rplJ gene encoding 50S ribosomal protein L10, with amino-acid sequence MSSIIEKKKQVVDEITEKFQASQTAVIVDYRGLDVAEVTDLRKQLRDAGIDFKVYKNTMTRRAVEAADLTELNETLVGPTAVAFSNDDVVAPARIINDFAKKHQELEIKGGVIEGKVASLDQMQELATLPNYEGMVSMLLSVLQAPVRNFAYVTKSVAEQKEEQGA; translated from the coding sequence ATGTCCAGTATTATCGAAAAGAAGAAACAGGTAGTAGATGAAATCACTGAAAAATTTCAAGCGAGCCAAACAGCAGTAATCGTTGACTACCGAGGCCTTGATGTTGCTGAAGTAACTGATTTACGTAAACAATTACGCGACGCTGGTATTGACTTTAAAGTTTATAAAAATACAATGACCCGCCGCGCAGTTGAAGCTGCAGATTTAACGGAACTAAACGAAACATTGGTTGGTCCAACTGCTGTTGCATTTAGTAATGATGATGTCGTAGCACCAGCAAGAATTATTAATGATTTTGCAAAAAAACATCAGGAACTTGAAATTAAAGGTGGCGTGATCGAAGGTAAAGTTGCTTCCCTTGATCAAATGCAAGAGCTTGCTACCCTGCCAAATTACGAAGGTATGGTTTCCATGTTGCTTAGTGTACTACAAGCACCTGTACGTAACTTTGCGTATGTTACAAAATCTGTTGCAGAGCAAAAAGAAGAGCAAGGCGCATAA
- the rplL gene encoding 50S ribosomal protein L7/L12: protein MSKEQIIEEIKEMSVLDLNDLVKAIEEEFGVTAAAPVAAGGGAAEGEAAEEQTEFDVVLESAGDSKIKVVKAVREITGLGLKDAKDVVDNAPKAVKEGVTKEEAEEVKGQLEEVGASVEVK from the coding sequence ATGTCTAAGGAACAAATCATTGAAGAAATTAAAGAAATGTCCGTACTAGACTTAAACGATCTAGTAAAAGCAATTGAAGAAGAATTTGGTGTAACAGCTGCAGCACCTGTTGCAGCAGGAGGCGGAGCTGCTGAAGGCGAAGCTGCTGAAGAACAAACTGAATTTGATGTAGTACTTGAAAGTGCTGGAGACTCCAAAATCAAAGTTGTTAAAGCAGTTCGTGAAATCACAGGTCTTGGTCTTAAAGACGCAAAAGACGTGGTTGATAATGCACCAAAAGCCGTTAAAGAAGGCGTAACAAAAGAAGAAGCAGAAGAAGTTAAAGGCCAACTTGAAGAAGTAGGCGCATCTGTAGAAGTTAAGTAA
- a CDS encoding class I SAM-dependent methyltransferase, with amino-acid sequence MAEHYYSQQPQSKSSPKTWNYQLRTRLYTFTSDVGVFSKNEVDFGSRLLIEQFREPAILGDFLDLGCGYGPIGIVLADHFPDRNVMLSDINERAITLTRKNAALNRIDNVECIQSDQFSNLVSRSFAAIVMNPPIRAGKKVVHQLFEGAKAALHDNGELWVVIQKKQGAPSAKSKLEDLFGSVEIVARDKGYFILRAVNV; translated from the coding sequence TTGGCTGAGCATTACTATTCACAACAACCTCAATCCAAAAGTTCACCCAAGACTTGGAATTATCAATTACGAACAAGATTATATACATTCACTAGTGATGTCGGTGTTTTTTCTAAAAATGAAGTGGATTTTGGTTCTAGACTGTTAATAGAGCAATTCCGTGAACCTGCTATTTTGGGAGATTTTTTAGACCTTGGCTGTGGTTACGGGCCTATTGGTATTGTCCTTGCAGATCATTTCCCTGATCGGAATGTAATGCTATCGGATATTAACGAAAGGGCCATAACCCTAACAAGAAAAAATGCAGCACTTAATCGTATCGATAATGTCGAATGCATACAAAGTGATCAGTTTTCCAATTTAGTCAGTCGTTCATTTGCTGCGATTGTAATGAATCCGCCAATACGGGCCGGGAAAAAAGTTGTTCATCAATTATTTGAGGGAGCCAAGGCTGCACTGCATGATAATGGAGAGTTGTGGGTCGTTATTCAAAAGAAACAGGGCGCTCCTTCGGCAAAGTCAAAATTAGAAGATCTATTTGGGAGTGTAGAAATAGTTGCTAGAGACAAAGGTTATTTTATCCTGCGAGCTGTTAATGTTTGA